The Pseudomonas saponiphila DNA window GCAGAACCTGCGCCATTCCCTGTACCGTCGCTGGGGTCGCTATCGGCATTTCGCCGAGTACGAGCGGGCGGTATTTGCCCGGGATGCCAAGACCGAGATCCTGATGATCTCCGAGGTCCAGCAGCCGCTGTTCATCAAGCACTACGACACCCCGCTGGAGCGCTTCCACCTGCTGCCGCCGGGCATTGCCCAGGACCGTCGGGCCCCGCCCAATGCCGCCGAGATCCGCACCGAGTTCCGTCGCGAGTTCGCCTTGCGGGATGACGAGTTGCTGCTGGTGCAGATCGGCTCCGGGTTCAAGACCAAAGGTGTGGACCGCAGTCTCAAGGCGCTGGCGGCATTGCCGTCGGCGCTGAAAAAACGCACCCGGCTGTTTGTAATCGGCCAGGACGACCCCAAGGTATTCCAGGTGCAAAGTGCGGCGCTGGGTTTGAGCGATCAGGTGCAGTTCATGAAGGGGCGCAGCGATATCCCGCGGTTCCTGCTGGGCGCCGATGTGCTGATTCATCCGGCCTACAACGAAAACACCGGCACCGTACTGCTTGAGGCCCTGGTGGCTGGCCTGCCGGTGCTGGTGAGCGCGGTCTGCGGCTACGCCCATTACATCGCCGAGGCCGAAAGCGGCCTGGTGCTGGATGAGCCGTTCGAGCAGAGCCAGCTCAATCAATACCTCAATACCCTGTTGACCGACGACGCAGCACGCGCGACCTGGAGCCGTAATGGCCTGGCGTTCGCCGAGACGGCCGACCTTTACAGCATGCCGCAGCATGCTGCGGATGTGATTCTGGCGGAGCAACACCGATGAAGTTGATGCTTGCCGAACCCTTCAAGAGCCTGTGGGCCGGACGCGATGCGTTCGATGCTGTCGAGGGCCTGGAGGGCCAGGTCTACCGTGAGCTGGAAGCGCGCCGTACCTTGCGTACGGAGGTCGCTGGCCGCGGTTATTTTGTGAAGATCCATCGTGGTATCGGTTGGGGCGAAATCGTCAAGAACCTGGTCACCGCCAAGTTGCCGGTGCTGGGCGCCGGTCAGGAGTGGCGGGCCCTGGAGCGTCTGCATCAGGTTGGCGTGCCAACCATGACCGCGGTGGCCTACGGCGAGCGCGGCAGCAATCCGGCGGAGCAGCACTCGTTCATCGTCACCGAAGAGCTGGCGCCGACCGTCAGCCTGGAAGATTTCAGCATCGACTGGGTCAAGCAGCCTCCGGCGCCGGCCCTCAAGCGGGCGCTGATCGCCGAGGTGGCGCGCATGACCGGCATGATGCACCGCGCCGGGGTCAACCATCGCGACTGCTACATCTGTCATTTCCTGCTGCACACTGATCGGCCCATCACCCCAGAAACCCTCAAGCTTTCGGTGATCGATCTGCATCGGGCCCAGACCCGGCCGAAGATCACCTTGCGCTGGCGCAACAAGGACCTGGCGGCCCTGTATTTCTCGGCCCTGGACATCGGTCTGACGCGCCGCGACAAGCTGCGCTTCCTCAAGGGTTATTTCCAGCAGCCGCTGCGGCAGATTCTGGCCGAGGAAGCGGCGCTGCTGTCCTGGCTCGAAGGCAAGGCGGAAAAACTCTACGCCCGCAAGCAACGTTACGGAGACGCACTCTGATGGCGAGTTGGAATCTGGACCCCGCCTATCAGGAGTTGACGCAGGATTTCGGCAGTCTGGAAGCGGTATTCGCCCTGCAGGGCGAGCATCTGACCCGTGATCCGCTGTCCGAAGTGATTCGCGTCGAACGGGGTGGCATTCATTATTACGTCAAGCGCTACACCGGCGCCGGCAAGAACCTGCGGCGCTACCTGGGCAAGCCCCGGGTCAAGTTCGAGTGGCAGAACCTCAAGCGCTTCGCCAAGTGGGGCATTCCCACGGCGGATGTGGTGGCCTGGGGTCTGGAGCGGCGCTGCCTGGCCTATTCCCGAGGCGCGATGATCACCCGCGAGTTGCCGCGTACCGAGGATCTTTCGGTGCTGGCCGAGCGCAATGATCCACGGCTCAAGGACCGGCGTTGGGTCGATGGCGTCAGCCAGCAGCTGGCAACTCATACCCGGGTCATGCACGACCATCGCTTTACCCACAACGATTTGAAATGGCGCAACTTGCTGGTCGACGATCAGGGTCGCCTGTACCTGATCGACTGTCCGAACGGCGATTTCTGGCGTGGATTCTGGCTCAAGTACCGGATCACCAAGGATCTGGCCTGCCTGGACAAGGTGGCCAAATATCATCTGTCGGCCACTCAGCGCCTGCGTTTCTATCTGCAGTACCGCGAGCGCAACCGGCTGAGTGCCTCCGACAAGGAGCGCATTCGCCACGTGGTGAGATTTTTTGAGGGGCGTGAATGACTGATTTCCTGGCGCCCGAGGAGCGTGCGCTGTTGGAGCGTAACGGCCTCGGCACTTTTGACCAGTTGTGGGCCGTGCAATTGGCTGCGGTGGATGAGCCCAATACCAGCCGCGGCGGCAGCAGCAGTGTCTTTCGCCTGGATGTGGAAGGGCAGGGGTTCTATCTCAAGCGTCAGACCAACTACCTGACCCGTACCCTGCACCGGCCTTTCGGCGAGCCGAGTTTCGCTCGGGAGTTTCGCAATATCCGGCGCTATCAGCTGCTGGGCATTCCGGCCCTGCAGGCGGTGTTCTTTGGCATGCGCAAGGTGGCGGGTGAGTCCCGGGCGATTCTCCTGACCCGGGCCCTGGATGGCTGGGACGACCTGGATGGGCTGCTGCTGCGTTGGGCTGAGCTCGGCGAACTGCAGCGTCAGGCGGTGCTCAAGGCTTGCGGGCAACTGGCCCGGCAGCTGCACAGCCTGCGTCAGGTGCATGGCTGTTTCTATCCCAAGCATATTTTTCTGCGCAGCCACGGCGACGGCTATGAGGCGCAGTTGATCGACCTGGAGAAAACCCGGCCTCTATTGTTCGGGCAGCGTGATCGGGTCAAGGATCTTGAGCCTTTGCTGCGCCGGGCCTCGGTGTGGAGCGTCGACGACGTGCGTGCGCTGCTGGCGGCGTACCTGGATCAGTCTCCAGACAGTTCCCTGGTACAGGCCTGGCTAGCCCGTCTCAGTGCTCGCAGCAGTCATAAGGAATCTCGCTGATGCGTTTGTCCGAGCTGAAGAACAGCGGGCGCAGCCCGGTCCTGCCCCTGAGCCTGGAGCTGGCGGATGCCGCCGGCCCGGCGCAACTGCAGTTGCTGAGCTTGCTGCGGGTGCTACCGGGGCAGCGCTATGTGGGCGCCGGGGTCTGGCGAGGCCGCCCGGTGCTGGCCAAGTTGCTGGTGGGCCCCAAGGCCGCGCGGCATTTTCAGCGAGAGTTGAACGGCGTGCGCCTGTTGGCGCAACAGGGCCTGACCACGCCTCTGCTGCTGGCCGACGGCTTGCAGGAAGGCGAGGGCGGCTGGCTGCTCTTTGAGTTTCTGCAAGACTCGCAGAGCCTGGGCGAGGCCTGGCAGCGGGTAGAGAACCTGCCGGTGCTGGCCGATGAGCAGACGGCTGTACTGGCCGAGGCGCTCGGGGCGATTGCCCAGTTGCACGCCAAGGGCCTGTGGCAAGAGGACCTGCATCTGGACAATCTGCTGCGCCATGGCGGCCAGTTGTATTTGATCGATGGCGCAGGAATTTGCGTCGAAGAGGCCGGCAAGCCTCTGTCCCGGTCCAGGGTGCTGGAGAACCTCGGGGTGTTCTTCGCCCAGTTGCCCAAGAGCCTGGAGCCCTTCACCGAAGAGTTGCTGGTGCACTACCTGCTCGGCAATGCCGAGCATGCCTTGCCCCTGGAAGCCCTGGAAAAACAGGTGAACAGGGTGCGTGGCTGGCGGCTGCGGGATTTTCTCAACAAGGTCGGCCGCGACTGCAGTCTGTTCAGCGTGCAGCGCGGGCCGTTTGCCCTGCGGGCGATCCGTCGCGAAGAAGAGGCGACGATGCTGCCGGTGCTGGAGCAGGCCGATGCCTTGCTGGACCAGGGGCATCTGTACAAGACCGGCGGAGCGGCCAGCGTCGGCCGGGTCGCGGTGGCGGGTCGGACCCTGGTGGTCAAGCGCTACAACATCAAGGGCTTGGCTCATTGGCTCAAGCGTTTCTGGCGCCCGAGCCGGGCCTGGCACTCCTGGCGCGAAGGCAATCGCCTGGCGTTTCTCGGTATCGCCACGCCCAAGCCCCTGGCACTGCTGGAACAGCGCTTTTTCTGGTTGCGCCGGCGCGCCTACCTGGTCACCGAATACCTGCCGGGGCCGGACATCATCGAGCGTTTTGCGCCGTTCGTGGACAGCGGCGAAGCGCCGGAGTCGGAGTTGCTGGCATTGGATCGGCTGTTTGCCGAGCTGATCAGGGAACGCATCAGCCATGGCGACTTCAAGGGCCACAATCTGTTCTGGCACGAGGACCGTTGGGCGTTGATCGATCTTGACTCCATGTGCCAGCACGCCAGCCTGAGCAGCTTCGCCCCGGCTTATGCCCGGGATCGCGCGCGCTTCATGCGCAACTGGCCCGAAAGCAGCCATTTGTATCAAGTGATTGATCAGCGCTTGCCCAAGACCGCCCATTCCACCCAGGCCTGACCTGCGACCCATGGCCGCTGTTGCCGGCAGCGGCTGCGGGCCCTGCTGGCCGTGGCGCCCAGGCTTGCCGCTTGCCGCTAGAGGCTTGCCCCTGCTTTTCAGTTATAATCGCGCCCTTTCGTTGTTTCTCGCCCCTTGCGAGCACACTTTATTTTCAAGGCGCATCGCGCCCGCATGCAGACTAAACGAGGCTAGACCCCTGTGGCATTGACGATTCTTGGCCTGTCCGGCGCCCTTAGCCATGATCCTTCAGCAGCCCTGTATATCGACGGCAAGCTGATCGCGGCTGCTGAAGAAGAGCGTTTCGTGCGCGACAAGCATGCAAAGAACCGCATGCCCTACGAGTCGGCGAAGTTCTGCCTGGAACAGGCCGGTATCAAGCCTTCCGACGTTGACGTGGTAGCGATCCCCTTCGCGCCCATCAGCCTGTTCGGCAAGGCCCGTTGGCACTACGCCAAGCGTTACTGGTACGCCCCGGACCGCGCCCTGGACGCGATCCTGATGGGCAACCGTCGCTACAAGCGCTACCGCAAGAAGATCGTCTGGTGCCTGGAGCAACTGGGCTTTGACCCGAAAAAGGTCAAGATCGAGCCGGTGGAGCATCACCTGGCCCACGCCTCCAGTGCCTACCACTGCTCGGGCTTCAAGGAGAAGACCGCGATCCTCGGGATCGACGGCAAGGGCGAATACGCCACCACCTTCTTCGGCTACGGCGAGAACGGCAAGATCCACAAGATCAAGGAGTTCTTCGATCCGGACTCCCTGGGCGGCCTCTATGGCGCCATCACCGAGTTCCTCGGTTTCGAGATGCTCGATGGCGAGTTCAAGGTCATGGGCATGGCGCCTTATGGCGATGCCAGCAAGTACGACTTCTCGCGTCTGGCCAGCTTTGAAAACGGCGAGCTGGTGATCAACACCGACTACGCCAACGTCATCGGCCTGCGCCGCTACAAAGAGAAGGGCAAGGGTTTCTACTTCTCGCCAAAACTCATCGAGTGGCTGGGTCCCAAGCGCGAAGGCGACATCGCCGACGAGCCGTACATCCACTACGCGGCGAGCATGCAGGCACTGTTCGAGAAGCTGGCCCTGCAGATGATCGACCACTACCTGGGCGACATCCTCAAGGAAACCGGCAAGCTGGCCTTCGCCGGTGGCTGCGCGCTGAACGTCAAGCTCAACCAGAAGATCATTGCCCGTCCCGAGGTCAAGGAGCTGTTCGTACAGCCGGCTTCTGGCGACGCCGGTACCGCGGTCGGTGCCGCGGCCTATGTTTCCCACGCCCGTGGGGTGCCGGTGGAGAAGATGGAACACGTCTATCTCGGCCCGTCCTACAGCAACGAAGACGTGATCGCCGCTTGTGCCCGCCACCCGAACAAACCGGCCTGGCGGCAGATCGACAACACTCCGGAACGCATCGCCAAGATCATGGTGGACGGCAACCCGGTGGCCTGGTTCCAGGGCCGCATGGAGTTCGGTCCGCGGGCCCTGGGCGGCCGCTCGATCATCGGTTGCCCGAGCGCCACCGGTGTGGCCGATCGGATCAACGAGCAGATCAAGTTCCGCGAGCGCTGGAGGCCTTTCTGCCCGTCGATGCTGGATACCGTTGGTCCGCAAATGATCAAGGTCGACCACCCGGCGCCGTTCATGACCTTCACCTTCGAAGTGGCTGAAGAGTGGAAGACCCGGGTGCCGGAAGTGGTCCACGAGGACGGCACGTCCCGGGCCCAGGTGCTCAAGCGCGAATACAACCCGCGCTACTACGACATGATGAAGGCCCTGGAAGTCCTGACCGGCAACGGCGTGTCGCTGAACACCTCGCTGAACCGCCGCGGCGAGCCGATGATCTGCTCGCCTACCGACGCCTTGAACATGTTCTATGGGTCCGATCTGCAGTACCTGATCATGGAAGACATTCTGGTGGTCAAAGACGGCGTGGACCCTTATGACACGCTCGGCTGAACGCCATGTGCTGCAGTTCTGTCACGGCTATGACGGGCCGTTCCTGGACTGCGCCCGGCAATACGCCAATCTGTTCGCCGGCAGCGGCTATCGGGTGACCACGGTGTTTCTGACCGGGGCCGCCGATGCCGATGTCGCTGCGGGCTGTGCGTCAGATGAAGTGCTGTTCATGGAGTACAGCTCCAAGGCCATTCGTGGCCTGAAGCTGGGCGCGATCCGTGACTTGCGCAAGATCGCCGCCTCGCGCGATTTCAGCTTGTGCATCGCCCATCGCTTCAAGCCGATCTACATTGCCCTGCTGGGCACGGGCTTGCCGGTGATTGGCGTCCATCATGCGTTTTCCGATTACAAGCGTGGCAGCCGCAAGCTGTTCGCCCAGCTGTTCCGCAAACGCCTGAGCCTGCTCGGGGTGTCGGATGCGGTGCGTGACGATATGCGTGCCTGCCTGCCGAAATGGCCGGCACAGCGTATTCAGACCCTGTACAACCGAATCGACCTTGAGGCACTGCAGGCCGAACAACTGAGCGCAGCCCAGGCCCGCAGCGAGCTGGGCCTGTCCGCTGAAGCCTGGATTGTCGGCAATGTCGGGCGCCTGCATCCGGACAAGGACCAGGCCACTCTGCTGCGGGGTTTTGCCGCCGCCGTGCCGCAACTGCCGCCGCACAGCCAGTTGGCGATCCTGGGCACCGGCCGCCTGGAGAAGGAGCTGAAATCCCTGGCTCGGGAGCTGGGTGTCGCCGATCGCGTGCTGTTCCTCGGGCAGGTGCCGCAGGCCCGGCGCTACTTTCGCGCATTCGATGTGTTTGCCCTGAGTTCCGATCACGAGCCCTTTGGCATGGTCCTGCTGGAAGCCATGGCCGCCGGCGTGCCCCTGCTGGCCACCGCCTGCGGTGGTGCGAAGGAAGTGGTCGAGGGCGTGGGCATCCTGTTTCCGCTGGGTGACGTCGAGCACATGGCGCAAGGCCTGCAGCACCTGGCCGCGATGGATGATCATCAGCGTCGGGTCTGCGCCGAATTGATGCTTGATCGCCTGCGTGAGCGTTTCTCCGACCGTGCCGTACGCGACGTATTCTGGCGTTTGCCGCAAGTCACCGATCTGACCGCGAGGGGCTGATGCTCAATCGATTTCAAGGCTGGCGCGAACGCGGCTGGTCAGTCATTGACGCATCGACCTATGCCGATGCCTGGCAGCGCTTTGGTGGCAGCGTGGCGACTCACCCGCTGGTGGTCGAGCAACTGGCGGACCTGGCGCAGATTCCCGTGCGTTATCTGGCCTGGGAACAGGGCGGCCAGCTGCAGGCGGCCATCGCCACTTGGGGGCGGGATCTGGCGCTGTCCAAGGACGTGCTCAAGCGTGCCGGCAAGAAGGGGTTGTTCGATATCGGCAATGCCGAGCTGATCCTGCCGGCCGCCGCGGATGCCCAGGCCGTTCTGC harbors:
- a CDS encoding glycosyltransferase family 4 protein, encoding MQLAFVLYKYFPFGGLQRDFMRIALECQRRGHQIRVYTLIWEGDVPPGFEVLVVPVKALFNHRRNEKLSAWMAADLAKRPVDRLIGFNKMPGLDVYYAADGCFEDKAQNLRHSLYRRWGRYRHFAEYERAVFARDAKTEILMISEVQQPLFIKHYDTPLERFHLLPPGIAQDRRAPPNAAEIRTEFRREFALRDDELLLVQIGSGFKTKGVDRSLKALAALPSALKKRTRLFVIGQDDPKVFQVQSAALGLSDQVQFMKGRSDIPRFLLGADVLIHPAYNENTGTVLLEALVAGLPVLVSAVCGYAHYIAEAESGLVLDEPFEQSQLNQYLNTLLTDDAARATWSRNGLAFAETADLYSMPQHAADVILAEQHR
- the rfaP gene encoding lipopolysaccharide core heptose(I) kinase RfaP; this encodes MKLMLAEPFKSLWAGRDAFDAVEGLEGQVYRELEARRTLRTEVAGRGYFVKIHRGIGWGEIVKNLVTAKLPVLGAGQEWRALERLHQVGVPTMTAVAYGERGSNPAEQHSFIVTEELAPTVSLEDFSIDWVKQPPAPALKRALIAEVARMTGMMHRAGVNHRDCYICHFLLHTDRPITPETLKLSVIDLHRAQTRPKITLRWRNKDLAALYFSALDIGLTRRDKLRFLKGYFQQPLRQILAEEAALLSWLEGKAEKLYARKQRYGDAL
- a CDS encoding lipopolysaccharide kinase InaA family protein, yielding MASWNLDPAYQELTQDFGSLEAVFALQGEHLTRDPLSEVIRVERGGIHYYVKRYTGAGKNLRRYLGKPRVKFEWQNLKRFAKWGIPTADVVAWGLERRCLAYSRGAMITRELPRTEDLSVLAERNDPRLKDRRWVDGVSQQLATHTRVMHDHRFTHNDLKWRNLLVDDQGRLYLIDCPNGDFWRGFWLKYRITKDLACLDKVAKYHLSATQRLRFYLQYRERNRLSASDKERIRHVVRFFEGRE
- a CDS encoding lipopolysaccharide kinase InaA family protein; translated protein: MTDFLAPEERALLERNGLGTFDQLWAVQLAAVDEPNTSRGGSSSVFRLDVEGQGFYLKRQTNYLTRTLHRPFGEPSFAREFRNIRRYQLLGIPALQAVFFGMRKVAGESRAILLTRALDGWDDLDGLLLRWAELGELQRQAVLKACGQLARQLHSLRQVHGCFYPKHIFLRSHGDGYEAQLIDLEKTRPLLFGQRDRVKDLEPLLRRASVWSVDDVRALLAAYLDQSPDSSLVQAWLARLSARSSHKESR
- a CDS encoding lipopolysaccharide kinase InaA family protein, whose translation is MRLSELKNSGRSPVLPLSLELADAAGPAQLQLLSLLRVLPGQRYVGAGVWRGRPVLAKLLVGPKAARHFQRELNGVRLLAQQGLTTPLLLADGLQEGEGGWLLFEFLQDSQSLGEAWQRVENLPVLADEQTAVLAEALGAIAQLHAKGLWQEDLHLDNLLRHGGQLYLIDGAGICVEEAGKPLSRSRVLENLGVFFAQLPKSLEPFTEELLVHYLLGNAEHALPLEALEKQVNRVRGWRLRDFLNKVGRDCSLFSVQRGPFALRAIRREEEATMLPVLEQADALLDQGHLYKTGGAASVGRVAVAGRTLVVKRYNIKGLAHWLKRFWRPSRAWHSWREGNRLAFLGIATPKPLALLEQRFFWLRRRAYLVTEYLPGPDIIERFAPFVDSGEAPESELLALDRLFAELIRERISHGDFKGHNLFWHEDRWALIDLDSMCQHASLSSFAPAYARDRARFMRNWPESSHLYQVIDQRLPKTAHSTQA
- a CDS encoding carbamoyltransferase family protein, whose translation is MALTILGLSGALSHDPSAALYIDGKLIAAAEEERFVRDKHAKNRMPYESAKFCLEQAGIKPSDVDVVAIPFAPISLFGKARWHYAKRYWYAPDRALDAILMGNRRYKRYRKKIVWCLEQLGFDPKKVKIEPVEHHLAHASSAYHCSGFKEKTAILGIDGKGEYATTFFGYGENGKIHKIKEFFDPDSLGGLYGAITEFLGFEMLDGEFKVMGMAPYGDASKYDFSRLASFENGELVINTDYANVIGLRRYKEKGKGFYFSPKLIEWLGPKREGDIADEPYIHYAASMQALFEKLALQMIDHYLGDILKETGKLAFAGGCALNVKLNQKIIARPEVKELFVQPASGDAGTAVGAAAYVSHARGVPVEKMEHVYLGPSYSNEDVIAACARHPNKPAWRQIDNTPERIAKIMVDGNPVAWFQGRMEFGPRALGGRSIIGCPSATGVADRINEQIKFRERWRPFCPSMLDTVGPQMIKVDHPAPFMTFTFEVAEEWKTRVPEVVHEDGTSRAQVLKREYNPRYYDMMKALEVLTGNGVSLNTSLNRRGEPMICSPTDALNMFYGSDLQYLIMEDILVVKDGVDPYDTLG
- a CDS encoding glycosyltransferase, with translation MTRSAERHVLQFCHGYDGPFLDCARQYANLFAGSGYRVTTVFLTGAADADVAAGCASDEVLFMEYSSKAIRGLKLGAIRDLRKIAASRDFSLCIAHRFKPIYIALLGTGLPVIGVHHAFSDYKRGSRKLFAQLFRKRLSLLGVSDAVRDDMRACLPKWPAQRIQTLYNRIDLEALQAEQLSAAQARSELGLSAEAWIVGNVGRLHPDKDQATLLRGFAAAVPQLPPHSQLAILGTGRLEKELKSLARELGVADRVLFLGQVPQARRYFRAFDVFALSSDHEPFGMVLLEAMAAGVPLLATACGGAKEVVEGVGILFPLGDVEHMAQGLQHLAAMDDHQRRVCAELMLDRLRERFSDRAVRDVFWRLPQVTDLTARG